CAGCCGGTGGTGGACGTGAACGCCGGGGTTGAGATTGACATCAAGGCGGTGGATGTGAATGCCGGCATTGGCGTCGACATCAAGGCGATGGACATGAACGCCAACGTCGACGTCAATGTCGACCTACAGGAGGAGGATGGCGCCATCAATGTCTCCACGGCTGAAGCAGCACAAATGGCAGCTGAGTCATCGCATTGCAGGCTAGGGTTAGGCTTTTCTTCGTTCTGATCAAACCTTCCATTGTTCGCATGCATGGATGCCAATGCATGTACgaataattctttttttttgggatgATAGAgaaattagattttttttttttggtcaaCCGAATGATCCACAGACTCATTTTTAAGAATTATTATGTATGAGAACAAAAAGATTATAAATCAGGCTAGAATTTCAATACAGTTTTGCACTAATAATATAGTGTAAGATTATGAAAATTTCATAATGTAATCATCTTGCAGGTTAAGATTAATAATGCATCCTCATCtttgtatatatcttttattcCCTCGGTTCCAAACAAATGACGTTACAGTGATGTGTGTTGGTCAAACTTTCTTGGTTAGgtttatataaatattagtaACATTTGTATCACTAAAAAatgttataaaaatatattctgcgGTTTATATAGTAATACTAATTATatgttataaatattatttttttacatATGATTAGTCAAATTAAAAATATTTGACTTATTAGAAAGTGAGAATGACATTTTTTTTGATACCGAGAGAGTAGTTTATAATCACAACCGGGTTATAGTATCCACATTCTCTTAACAGTGATtagtttctttttttctttaggCTGCTTCATTAAGTGGTGGTCAGGTAAGGAGTGGTGGGACTAGGATTTTAATgtatactctctccatcctaaattataaagtATTCCaacaattttggagagtcaaaacatcttaagtttaaccaaattatagaaaagatcataaagatttgtgacatcaaatagatatactataaaaatataattaatgaagaatctaatgatacttagttaatatcataaatgttatcatCTTAtcttataaatttggtcaaacttaaaatgctttaactctaaaatttttggaatacCTTATAATATTTGGGATGAAGGGGGTATATTACTATAGTCAAGACATTTCAGTAAAATATAAGTAACTCACTATGCAAATATAACTAACCTAAGCACTGCACATGGAAGAACTTTACCCCCCAAGAGTCAATTTCTTTTGGGTAGCTGCTCACGAGAGAAAGGATCCATTGCCGGACGTGCAGGACGTCCTTAGTTCACAAGGGTCTGCAAAATAGAGGATGAAACTGGGGTGGCGACCCGAGGGGATTGCTAAGGTGACTAGGGTTGAAAGTGGTATGGATAATTCTCCGCTCCGATCTGCTCCGAATCTAAATTTTAAAGATATggataaatatttttaattcCGTGCGGATATGGATAATCTGAATCCGATTATAGACGGATGCGGTGTAGGATATGGGATTGGTGGAATCCGACCGATATGGATTATCCGATAATTGAACATGGATTATCCGACGCTTATAATAAGATAATCCGAATATTTTAAGAAGTTCAAGTAAAAAGAATATAAGTCAGTCTAGGCTATGACATAAACATGATTATATTGTAGCCCAATAAAGCTCGTCTGATGAAAGAATTTTACCAAAGTGAAGAACTAGTACAAGACAAAGAGTGAAAGCAAAATTTTGTCTAATTAAGAATATTTACTTATTCTACATATTTTTTATACTCTTGAATGCAAACCGCTAATATATATTAAATTTTTGAGATCTTAAATCAAAGTGGTGGATTGAAGGTGATTATTTTTAGTTGCACAACCGCTTTATGACTTTGGTTAATGAATTATTTCTCATCATAAAAAATAACACGTAAGCACATATTATCCGACTTTAAAAAGTCCACTTCTGGTCCGATACCGTTCCAAATCCGATACCGTTCCAAATCCGTACCATTTCCGACATTCTAAAAAAATCCGTATTCATATCTGAATCCGCATGATATCCGAATCCGATCAAGAAAAAAGGATTAGGATATGGAGAAGCTATTATCCACTgcgatccgatccgttttcatccctaaagGTGAATGAGCTGTGGAAAGTAACCGAAACCGAAAAAAATCGGTTCCTTATTTGGTCTAAGTTTTGAGAACCGAAATAACTAGAAAAAATTGGTTCCTACTCTCGGATAACCAAATTAACCGAATGAAACGAAATTCATGAATTTTACTTTACCTACTAGTATTCTATAAGATAAAGTTTAATTTTTATGTGACGTCTTAtaatgaattgttatatatttatgttaCTATATTACTATTGTTCCCTTATCAATTATTATTACCTAAATTAGAGGTAATGTTGCCTATATTTGTTTTAAAGtctatatattttttgttgTATTAACCTTTGCTAAAAATTCAGTTAGAATAGGAACGGATCCAAAATAACCGAGAACCGAAATGCTCGGTTCGTAATTTCTTTTGAACCGATCGGTTTCCACGTTCTAGAAACTGAATTTCATCAATAACCGAGAGAACCGATCGAGAACcaaatggtatatatatatatatatatatatatatatatatatatatatatatatatattcaataAACCATGTTACGTATGTGTTTATACTAATTTATCttatcagtttgagtatgtttatatactcaattTAAGATACTTcatatgattttttttcaaaaaaaccataccttttaatatattactaaaatactTCCGCAGTACTATATAAattaagtataaccatatactttaTGTATACTTgcatactttatatatatactacCCTAGATGATTTagctagtatgatcatatactacaTCTACATATACTTCGTTGGACCATATATGTCGTAAATTTAGAGATACACACATGAGAGTAACTACTTTAGGGAGTAGAAAAAATTTACCATATAGGACACGTTTTATTTACACGTACGAGTAACTACTCCTACGTACGGACGGGAGTGCTAGTGAGTCTCGCGGACGTATCTAACGGGAACAGAAATGTCGGGCGTATGTCCGTTAGCTCCACTAACGGGTTTCCATGAGCTGCTCCCGAGCGTATCTACAGAAGCTGCTGGTATATGCTTTccgtaaataaataaaatatgaatacatattttaataaataaaatggGTATATTTACATACATGTATTTACGAGTAGATTTATATACACATGAAATTTGATTATAAAGTATATATAGCGTTTTAGGAGTACAAATTTAAAATAGTATGCGGACATACTTTCTGACACCTGTAGACATATACTTTTTGACGAGTATCAGTACATACACATTATAATAAAGTGTCTAACACTAATTAAATGAGGATTGAGGAGAAAAAATGGTATGCTAGTATGCGTGTGCATACTTTTGACGAGCTAGTAGATTATATGGTGTATACAATTCTGAGGAGTATTTGTACATCTTTTTACAAGGGAGTAAAAGTATATACTCCCTTTGCTATATATACTGGCTTCTGATTTCATGAGATGGGTCCATTAGTTGATTGTAGTAACTCTATAATGTATATACAAACTGGTATGTAATTCTACTGCATCTACATGCTGACAAAAGTTTCTAAACTGAATATATATGCAGTCCCTACAATCAGCTATAAACTAACTTGCTACTTTACCGTGCCATACTCATCCCTCGTATATTTGAGCCCTTTATAAAAATCATGATTCCAAACCTATCAGAAAAAAATATTGTAAGTTATACAGTAATATGAAAAGTATCAAATGATCCTATGATGAACAAAAGTATGCAAACATACACTGATCTGGAAAGTATCTAAACATACTCATATTTGAAAACAGTATCTAAGCATACTCTCTTTATTCTTGATTATTGATTCTGGTAGTATATTTCGTGGTAGTATATCTACATACATGGTTAGAAGGCAAGAGGAGTATGCAGACATACATATgcatacatgagaaatataaaTTTGGCCAACAGAAATGTAATGCTAGATCCATAATCGCTGCATGTGTGGTATCTATAAAGAGATATCTGcctaaaaagaagaagaagaaaataacATGACCAATCAGATGCAGCCATGCACGTATACTCTCTTGATCCAATTGCATATACGAACGGAGATCAGATTCGTCACTCGTCATCTTGATTCAGATTTCAAGAGGAGGTATGAACTCATACCTGTTAGCTATTGACTGAACGCATGAGAGCAGAGAAGCGTTGCACGCATTGGACAAGCCCACCCGCCCGCTGGCAGCACATACGGCCTAGCGCGATAGGGGCGCCGCTTGGGGATCACAACTTGTCTGGGTCGTGGCCGGTAGGGAGGGACAAGGGCGGCGCCTACGGAGGAGGGACCGCCACTGCGGCCGCGGCCGCAGCCGCCGCCGTCAGCGGATAGGGAAGGGGCGCCACACCATGCGCCTGATACGCCCTGCCGTCGATCAGTGAAGGGGCGCCACCACGGCCGCGTCAGAACTGGAATGGGGCAGGGCGCAGCAGCCACTATCGAGATGGGGGAAGGGCGCCGCGGGCACCGTCGAGATGGGGAAAAGCGCCACTGCCGCCGCTTCGTGTGGTTTGGTAGGCTCAAGATGCAGGACGCCGTGTATCGATGTATGCATCTAACGGGTAAGGATGTGCTATTAAACCCGATAAGCAGAAGCCAAGTTCGGTGGACGAGCACCACCCGCACGTCAACGGCCCGTTATGCTCCATTTGGCTCGATGCTCGCGTGCGTTACTTCCAGGTCGGAGTAGATACACGTACGTACGTGTATAAAGGAgtttccctatatatatatatcttctctatatatatatatatatatacactcccTCCATATAAAAAAGAAGGTCGTTTAGGACATGATTTAGCATACCAAGGAGTGATTAATTATGGTGAAGTTTTCCCTGTTTGCCCCTAATAAATACAGCTTCACGTGCATCCTTTTCGAAAAAGTTTCACAGACCAACTGGCTAGCACCTTGAGGTGGGGAGCTGATGTTCGACTCCCCTGGACACCAAATTTTTTGGCTGAATATTGCATGGCGACTTTTTGCATGGCACTGTTTCGCTGTGGAGCCTGAGCGCGTATACTTCGCGCGTATAGTTGGCGCCTTTTTTTTCGGCTGTAAGGTTCTGgcgcttttttttctttttttttcggcTGGCAGTGCAGACGTTTCGGCTACCAAAGGAGTATTTATGCGCTTGCATACTGCTCCCGTCCGTGCATTTGCTTCTTGCATGCTCACCTTGCTGCTTTTCTTCTAATCCTTCCACTCCGCTAAACACAATGGCAACGGCGGCGTTTGATCTCAACGAAGAACCTCCGTTGGAGCATGACAACGGTACTACTATCTGTTCTTTTCTTGTCCATTTATTTGCTATACGGTGCTATCTCTTTCTCTCAATCGTTTCTCATATCAGAAGGACTATTGTCACAGGATTTGATTTAAACCTGCCGTTAGATGAATTTGGTGCGGTCGACTTTGATTATCTACAAAACCATGCTGGTACGCCGTTATTTATTCCATGTCTGTTTGTTTATCCATGATATTTCTTCTATGTTATTTAATTTTTTCCATGTATTTTGCTATATATAGAACATGCCTTGAGTAATAGAAGATTTATGTTTGTTTTTTTCACTATAAATAGATCCTGCTCCCGTGCAACCAAACCAACGAAGGAAAGACATGTCCGAAGAAGTCAGAAAGCAAGTTTATCAAACTTTGTTGTTAAGAAGCAAGAATGGGAAGCTAGGCAAGTCAGATACAAAAGTTGTGGCTGCTCAGTTTGGTGTACATCTTCGTCAAGTTCAGCGCCTATGGAAGCAAGGTAAAACAGCACTTGCAAATAACATTCCGGTTGATGTTGGTAGTCGTAAGAAGGGAATAGTTGGCCGTAAGTCATCTATGTCTACTGCTGATTTGGAAGTTTTGCGTAGCATTCCTTACAAAGAAAGAATGACCATTGAAGATGTGTGTGCTAAACTTAACATGAGCAAATGGGctattcaaaggtatttgaaaaAAGAATTTCTTAGGCTCCACTCTAGTAGCATCAAACCGTATCTCACGCAAGCTAACAAGAAGGCTAGATTAAAGTGGTGTGTTGAAATGGTGAAGAGAGATTTGCTAGCCGACCCAAGGTTCAAAGATTTGTATGACTTTGTGTTCATTGATGAAAAGTGGTTCTATCTCTATCAAAAatctgaaaaatattatttactaCCCGATGAAGATGAGCCCCATCGGACTTGTAAGAACAAGAACTACATCCCTAGGCTTATGTTCTTGTGTGTTGTTGCTCGGCCAAGGTTTAGGGATGGGAATTGTACATTTGATGGTAGGATTGGTTGTTTTCCACTTGTTCGGTATGAACCGGCTATGAGAGGTAATGGGAGAACCGGACGTGTCCGTGGAGACTTGGTTATGAAGCCCATAACTTCGATCACAAGAGATGTGATTAGAGATTTCATGATCAACAAAGTGTTACCTGCCATCCGAGCCAAATGGCCAAGAGAAGATGTGGGCAAACCAATCTTCATTCAACAAGATAATGCACCTACGCATTTGAAATTGGATGACCCGGATTTTTGTGAGGCCGCTAAGCAAGAAGGATTTGATATTCGCCTAATTTGTCAACCACCAAATTCTCCAGATTTCAACATTCTTGACTTGGGTTTTTTTCGAGCTATTCAAGCAATTCAATACAAGAAGAATGCAAAATCAATAGAAGCTCTAGTTCCAACGGTGCAACAGGTAATTTGATCAAATCGTTCACACATGTTTCATTGTCTCATCAACTACAAAAGTGCTCATTCATTCATTTGTTCcacatttgttttgtaggcattCATAGAGTACTCGGCACACAAAACTAATCGAATATTTGTAACACTGCAAAGTGTTTACATTGAAGCTATGAAGGTGAAAGGATGCAACAAGTTCAAAATTTCTCACATGAGTAAAAATACACTAGAAAGAGAAGACCGACTGCCAGATTCTCTCCCTTGTGAACCATCTTCACTTCATGAAGCCGAAGCTACTCTTGCTGCACCAAATAATTAGAGTAATGCTAGTTAGCTTAATTAGTAGAGATATCCTTGTAAAAGTTAATGAGAACTCAAGCTTTTTATCTTACTATTGGTTTGGCGTCGTCCTCCTTCGCGATGGCTGCGGCTTTGGCGTCGTCCTCCTTCACGGCTGCTGCAGCTTTGGCGTCGGCCTTCGCGGCTGCTAGCTCGTTGAGCATGTTGATCACGTGTTCAGGTAACACGATAGAATTTCCACGCATCACGAGATTGTTCAGATCGGGAATGAAAAGCTCGCAGTCGAACTCGTCTTGGTCGTACAGCCAGGCACCGATTCTATACTCTCTGTGGACGAGACCGCAGCGAGAACATGGCCAAAACAGCGAGTGCGCACGATCCCATGATTCGCGGTTCTCATGAACGCGATGACAGCGAGGGCATAGAAAAGCTCCCGGCGGCAAGGTTTCCGGCACCATCTCAGAGTCCGTCGCGACGAAGTCCGGCACCATCTCCGAGTCCAGCACGATGGAGTCCGGCACCTCTTGCGATGCGATGGAGTCTGGCACAGACTCGAACGGTGAATCTGGGGCGATCTCCCTGTCCAGCGAGCGGCGCGGCGAGCGTGAGCGTGAGCGGCTCGAGCGAGATGAAGCCATGCACGCGACGGACCGGCGAGCGCGAGTGGCGGCGCGGCGAGCACGCCGGCGAGCACGCGAGGTGGGAGCCTGGCGAGTTAGCGGCGAGTACTATCGATCGAGAGCGAGGACTGGCGAGTGGAGCTGTGATGCGAGCAGCGCTTCGAGCTGCGAGGCGAGCGGTACAACGGCATAGATGTCGAGTCCTTTTAACAAAGCCAACAGGCAACGACTAGGCAAGTGGGCGGCGTAGATGACAATCGAGGCCAGTAATTAACTGCGCATGCGATAATCGAAGAGGCCGGGGCAAAGAAGTCCAAATCACCAGCTATGGCTCCACGACGTCGTTTTTTCCGCAAACTGCCGAAGTGGCTAGAACGACGTTTATTTagtatatggagggagtatatatatatcccTAGAAGGAGCCCGGTCAGCAACCGTGGcctttccctctctctctcgctaCGCCAGGTGGCCAGGTCTTCAGGGTCGCGGCCGCCCTAAGCAAGTGCCCAGGTCATCTTCGGgcccttcgccggcgacgagcgtcaCCAGGTACGCCCATCCCTTGTCTTCCTTCTTACTGTGCGAAACCGAGCACCCAAACCCTACCTcaccatttttttttgaacgaaCCCTACCTTACCATTTGTATTCGGATCTGATTCAATTACAAGGGTATATGCATGCATTGTGCCTACTAACTTCGATTGTTTTGCAAAAATTATCAGATGTAAATGTGTACGCTCATGTACTTTATTGGGTCCGCTCCTTAGCTGTAGCATAGTCTTTGAAATTGCCACATAAGTTCAGTTTAATTTCAGCTAATTTAAAGAACGTAACACTGATTATTCCGTTAAAAAACGTAACACTGATGGTGGTTCCAAAAGTTCAAAACATTTCTGATCATAATGCACCtaaatttttttattctttatCTATTCTGATCCAGTTATTTGTGGTTTTGGTGCTGCTGCATTGTGTTGGCCTACTGATGTAGTCCAATCCATGATCCGATTATGGCTATTCCACCCTGGTCATGAATATGCTCTGTTAAAAATGTTCTCTGTTTTCATGTGATGTTGAATTGCAAATTACCAAAATAAGGTGTGGATCTTGTCTGTTTACGCCTCTGCATTTATTTGCTCTGCAGGAAGTAACTCGAGTAGTACTGAGAAATGAATTTCCTGTACCGAACTTCGCAGCCTGCGGCACCTGAGTTGCCAAGAATTTCAGAGCAAGATGATCATGGCGATTCCTTACGAAAGCCAACTATGACACTGGAGGGCCTCATCGCAGATGATCCACACCTGCCCTCCTCCGCCCGCAGTGAAGATGGAGATGCTAATAAAGGTTCCGGGAATATCAGCAGAGATCCTTCATCTCTAGATTCAAAAAGTCCGGTCCCACCGTGGACACATACTGATGTAGCGGAGGACGAAGGGTGGATCACAATTCCATACAGTTAAGTGCCTTTGACTTGTCTCATTTTTGTTATGTATCATAAACATTTCATGTTTTCTATTCATCACATGGAACTTATCTTTTATGAACCAAGTGATCACTCCTGACCTCATCCTTGACCTACATTGCATAAGTAAGGTTATACagccttttttttctttactaCCAACTTATTGACCATAACTTAGTTTTAGATTGAAAGTGTCAGCCAATCATTTATTATCCGCTGAACAGTTGATGCTAGTAAATCTCTGCTAGTTAGTAACATCTACAATTTGCTTACAGAGGCACTTCCTGAAAGTTGGAATGATATTTCAGAAATGGTACAGTTGCAGGCTCTGGACCGTTCCTTCCTTTTTCCTGGTAAATGTGTTTTCATTGTGACTTAGTTAAACACTCTGGTTCTATTGCATCTTGTTATGTATTTTCTGGAATTGACTTGGTTCAGTTATCAGGCGAGCAGGTTCATATACTAGCGTGCCTGTCAGCTTCTAAGCAAGATAGACAGGTTATATCCCCCTTTAGAATTGCTGCAGTGATGTCTAAGAATGGAAATTCTTTGCAAAACTCTACAAATAAATCTAGCCCTGTCAGTGCAAATGGTCATGATAATGGAGAAGCTGGAGAAAGTGGCTATCGGGATGTTGAACTCAATGGTGAAGGCTGTCCTTCAGAACATGATATTTTGGAGACTCAATCTCTCCTTCAAATGGAAGATCATAAGCAGCAAATAGAACATATGTTGCAAAGATTCAGAGAATCCAATTTTTTTGTCCGAATTGCAGAGTCAGACGAACCTCTCTGGTCCAAGAAAAGAGTAAATGCAACTACGACGACAGAGGACTGGTCAGATAGCCAGGGAAATAGTAAGACCTCAAGGAGTAATGTTTACAATACCATTTCTGATAAAGGGATGTTTGATGGTAGCACATCTGGGGGAGTTGCTCGAGATACTGTGAAGTGTTATTCTCTGCAGAATGGAGACATAGTGGTATGTGTTGAAGGGTCCCTTTTAATTGCTGTGTGACATTATGTACTACAACTTCTTGCAGTGCATGACCACTGGGTGTTGATGGGCATTGCATAAACAACTGCAAGCTTTGTGCTTCAACCTAAGCTCAAGCATCAGGCACCTACCTTGAAATCGACTCAGATTTGCTACTAACTCAAATTCAACGCATTGTTAATTACCAAGTTCATTTAGATTTTGACTCTTGTCCTTTTTGTTTCTTTAGGCAACATTTCCTCTAAATGGCTTCACTAACTGTGGTGAAGTATATATATCTTTCCACTTAATAAGGGCATCTATGTAAAGAACTTGCCACCCAGTGCTATTGTAGATTGGAAATAGCTACTGATGTGTCCTGAAAACTTTTAAATATCACATTgccttctataattaattaaagtaaATTTCAGAAAGCTACATTACACTTCTTGTAACCAATTTTGCAATACAGTTCTATTCGCATGCATATAAAAAAACTGAACTTATAAATTAGAATTTATTTAGCAGCTGTGTACTTATTTTTTCATTACATATTACAGAACTCACATCTATTGTCATTCCATGTCGTGAAACTGCATTTTCATTTGGGCTTGAAACTTTAAATGTGTGATCTGCAACATGAAACAAGTAATGTGTAGTTATGCAATGCAGTATCATAATTGAAGTTTGGTTTTGCAATGTTTATTGTTAAAAAGGTTAGTTTATCAATATAGAATGTCAATGGAAGTGTACATTTGTGAAATTGATTCTTGtagttttttgattttttttgcaaCCTTAATGTAATTTTCTGAAATCTactcaattaattatttatttttcataAAATCCATGTGAATCCTTCTATGTAAATACAGAATACATTAATATATTGGTCACAGAGAAAAGCATGACTTTATTTTTGGAAAAAAGTAATTGTGTATTAGAAGTTTGTGGtgttactatttaattaattattcaaTGATGTAGTTTGTTGCAATCCTCTGTGGTTTTAAAAGCATGCTGATTCAGCAATCATTTTCTCTGGTGGAAGGATGCAGATTGTTTTGCAGGTGAATGTTGGGGTTAACAAACTGGAAGATCCTGTGCTTGAAGTTCTTCAGTTTGAGAAAAGTACACCAATTAATTATATGCTTGATAATCTTGTGGATGGACTTTCTGACAGTAATGATGATCCATGTCGGGAGCTGATTAGTTGGGTGCTCCCTTTAGATCGTACATTACCGCCTCGTTCTTTAGCACCCCCTACTCTCAGTACAAGTGTATCACACAACTCTTATTCTGCGCCTGGGTCTCAAATATTTAACTTTAGAAGCTACTCCATGCCTTCACCCTCTTCTGTGACACCGAATGATATAAGACCACCACAAATATCTGAAAGTCAAGAATTTATACATGAAAAACCTGCAAAAACCCCTGCTATTATTAATGATGGGCAGCTTTCATTTAGAGGAGTTCCTTTGGAACCTGAACGATATTCTGTACGTTGTGGTCTAGAAGGTGTGTATCTACTGGGTAAAAGATGGCGGAGAAAAGTTGAAATCATTCAACCAATCGAGGTTCATTCTTTTGCTGCAAAATGTACTCTGGAAAATATTCTCTGTGTCACAGTAAAGGTTTGTCGGATATATCAAAGCATCCATTCATGTTTCATTTCGTAAAACTAATGTTCCAAAAATAATGCTTATACCATGAATTCCTGTTGCAGAACATTTCTCCTACTCATGCGAAAGATATAGTTGTGTTCATTGACGCAATTACTATCGTGTTTGAGGAGGCATCCAAAGGAGGTGCTCCTTTGTCATTACCAATTGCTAGTATTGAGGTTGGGGATGGTCACAACTTACCAAACCTAGCACTCAGGTATATTACTACTTTTCTCATTGATTCTGCTCATGATCTATTGCAGCTTTATGTAAACTTGAATCAAGACATAACTTCAGCCATAAGAAATTTATTCCCCTTTGAAAATGCCAAATTATAGCAACTTCAGATACAAAATAAGTAAACAAAATATTGCAACATGTTTTGGAGATCTTAATTCACATATTTTACCACAaattttttgt
This window of the Sorghum bicolor cultivar BTx623 chromosome 7, Sorghum_bicolor_NCBIv3, whole genome shotgun sequence genome carries:
- the LOC8073534 gene encoding uncharacterized protein LOC8073534 isoform X1 — protein: MNFLYRTSQPAAPELPRISEQDDHGDSLRKPTMTLEGLIADDPHLPSSARSEDGDANKGSGNISRDPSSLDSKSPVPPWTHTDVAEDEGWITIPYKALPESWNDISEMVQLQALDRSFLFPGEQVHILACLSASKQDRQVISPFRIAAVMSKNGNSLQNSTNKSSPVSANGHDNGEAGESGYRDVELNGEGCPSEHDILETQSLLQMEDHKQQIEHMLQRFRESNFFVRIAESDEPLWSKKRVNATTTTEDWSDSQGNSKTSRSNVYNTISDKGMFDGSTSGGVARDTVKCYSLQNGDIVIVLQVNVGVNKLEDPVLEVLQFEKSTPINYMLDNLVDGLSDSNDDPCRELISWVLPLDRTLPPRSLAPPTLSTSVSHNSYSAPGSQIFNFRSYSMPSPSSVTPNDIRPPQISESQEFIHEKPAKTPAIINDGQLSFRGVPLEPERYSVRCGLEGVYLLGKRWRRKVEIIQPIEVHSFAAKCTLENILCVTVKNISPTHAKDIVVFIDAITIVFEEASKGGAPLSLPIASIEVGDGHNLPNLALRRGEEHSFILKPAFMSSREWKTNSDAPLALSLPTMTESTLNNHTPRVGQPYVALGDQYAVVVSYHSNYTESKLFFKQATSWRPSAASDLMISVSSELSLRNPSLGARVPQLPVQVLTLEATNMTSENLTLTVITPEASGSSSVVSLNSDPATPNGSFDGVNQSEKRSGLGKHGIGFQRLNSVLAGSPQEGDNGGNRMSNASDCTHLWLQSAVPLGCVPARSSTIAKLELLPLTDGIITVDTLQITASEKGLAYIPEHSLEIHATSVMLSGRS
- the LOC8073534 gene encoding uncharacterized protein LOC8073534 isoform X2, yielding MNFLYRTSQPAAPELPRISEQDDHGDSLRKPTMTLEGLIADDPHLPSSARSEDGDANKGSGNISRDPSSLDSKSPVPPWTHTDVAEDEGWITIPYKALPESWNDISEMVQLQALDRSFLFPGEQVHILACLSASKQDRQVISPFRIAAVMSKNGNSLQNSTNKSSPVSANGHDNGEAGESGYRDVELNGEGCPSEHDILETQSLLQMEDHKQQIEHMLQRFRESNFFVRIAESDEPLWSKKRVNATTTTEDWSDSQGNSKTSRSNVYNTISDKGMFDGSTSGGVARDTVKCYSLQNGDIVIVLQVNVGVNKLEDPVLEVLQFEKSTPINYMLDNLVDGLSDSNDDPCRELISWVLPLDRTLPPRSLAPPTLSTSVSHNSYSAPGSQIFNFRSYSMPSPSSVTPNDIRPPQISESQEFIHEKPAKTPAIINDGQLSFRGVPLEPERYSVRCGLEGVYLLGKRWRRKVEIIQPIEVHSFAAKCTLENILCVTVKNISPTHAKDIVVFIDAITIVFEEASKGGAPLSLPIASIEVGDGHNLPNLALRRGEEHSFILKPAFMSSREWKTNSDAPLALSLPTMTESTLNNHTPRVGQPYVALGDQYAVVVSYHSNYTESKLFFKQATSWRPSAASDLMISVSSELSLRNPSLGARVPQLPVQLYP